One stretch of Bradyrhizobium canariense DNA includes these proteins:
- a CDS encoding ABC transporter substrate-binding protein produces the protein MLARLKVLLLATCSFAASVGVAHAADQAPVHITVISDLDDDLYDARSGRGGVDATRMAVADFGGTVLGRPVIVDALNDHNKPAEAPGLATQAYDAGADLLMDVQNSPIALAIAKVANERHKLAISTGAAAPALTRGACSRYVYHYSFDLPAIETTTADYLAQTAQGKRWAFVSEDTGFGRAGIATMTALITVHGGQVVKSFVVPSTMSDYSTILDELRGLKPEVVAVIDAGAKDDAGVTAVTKAGLPAVTTTALLYLSDVDRVQGGYAGVVAATPWYWNLDAAARAWSDRFAAAHDGRRPTEAQAADYSATTQWLNAVRTAGTTDADAVVHALDGHKFNDFFAHDGEFRASDHAVVHDLYVVKVRTQAELPEPHAWYEVLATVPAATAFPVGTECKMAQ, from the coding sequence ATGCTCGCTAGATTAAAGGTCCTGCTGCTCGCCACATGCAGTTTTGCTGCCTCCGTGGGCGTTGCGCACGCTGCCGACCAGGCACCGGTCCACATCACGGTCATCTCGGATTTGGACGACGATCTTTACGATGCACGATCCGGTCGCGGCGGAGTGGACGCAACCCGCATGGCTGTCGCGGATTTCGGCGGCACGGTTCTGGGCCGGCCGGTGATTGTCGATGCCTTGAACGACCATAACAAGCCTGCGGAGGCGCCGGGGCTTGCAACGCAGGCCTATGATGCGGGTGCGGACCTGCTCATGGACGTGCAGAACTCGCCGATTGCGCTGGCCATCGCCAAGGTGGCGAACGAACGGCACAAATTGGCGATCAGCACCGGGGCGGCCGCTCCCGCCCTCACCCGGGGCGCCTGCAGCCGCTACGTCTACCATTACTCGTTTGACTTGCCGGCGATTGAAACCACGACCGCCGATTACCTTGCGCAGACTGCGCAGGGCAAGCGTTGGGCATTCGTTTCAGAAGATACCGGCTTTGGCCGCGCCGGCATCGCGACCATGACAGCGCTCATCACGGTGCACGGCGGGCAGGTCGTGAAGTCCTTTGTTGTGCCATCGACTATGAGCGATTACTCGACCATTCTTGATGAATTACGCGGCCTAAAACCCGAGGTGGTGGCGGTCATCGACGCCGGTGCGAAGGACGATGCCGGCGTGACAGCCGTGACCAAGGCCGGGCTTCCGGCCGTGACGACGACGGCGCTGCTCTATCTGTCCGACGTTGATCGGGTGCAAGGCGGCTATGCCGGCGTGGTAGCAGCCACGCCTTGGTACTGGAATCTCGACGCCGCAGCCCGCGCATGGTCTGACCGGTTCGCTGCGGCGCATGACGGCCGCCGGCCGACCGAAGCTCAAGCTGCTGATTACTCGGCCACGACGCAATGGCTGAATGCCGTCCGCACCGCCGGGACCACGGATGCCGATGCGGTCGTCCACGCCCTGGACGGGCACAAGTTCAACGATTTTTTCGCCCATGATGGCGAGTTCCGCGCGAGCGACCATGCGGTCGTGCATGATCTGTACGTCGTAAAGGTCAGAACACAGGCCGAGCTGCCGGAGCCGCATGCCTGGTACGAGGTGCTGGCGACCGTACCCGCGGCGACCGCATTCCCCGTCGGGACAGAATGCAAGATGGCCCAGTGA
- a CDS encoding MaoC/PaaZ C-terminal domain-containing protein: MPIKYDELMALKNLGQKYAYTDREVMLYAYGIGLGADPMDEKELAFVNEAVATPRALKVVPTFASVAAWGAGPGEMNLNRVMVVDGERDITFHKPLSTAAHITADSSVLDVFDKGKDKGAVIRHQTVLKDDKGEKLATLVASRFARGDGGFGGPSEGQPEPHKVPTRAPDQTIDISTRPDQALVYRLCGDRNPLHSDPEFAKRAGFPKPILHGMCTYGITCRGVLQTYADYDPSAFRQHAARFSSPVYPGETVTMELWKDGHVISFEAKVKARNVTVIKSGRTVLG; this comes from the coding sequence ATGCCGATCAAGTACGACGAGCTGATGGCCCTGAAAAACCTCGGCCAGAAATACGCCTACACCGATCGCGAGGTGATGCTCTACGCCTATGGCATCGGGCTTGGTGCGGATCCGATGGACGAGAAAGAACTCGCCTTCGTCAACGAGGCCGTAGCCACGCCGCGGGCGCTGAAGGTCGTGCCGACCTTTGCTTCCGTTGCGGCCTGGGGTGCGGGGCCCGGCGAAATGAATCTCAACCGTGTGATGGTGGTCGATGGCGAGCGTGACATCACCTTTCACAAGCCGCTTTCCACCGCGGCCCACATCACCGCCGATTCCAGCGTTCTCGATGTTTTCGACAAGGGCAAGGATAAGGGCGCCGTGATCCGGCACCAGACGGTGCTGAAGGATGACAAGGGCGAGAAGTTGGCGACATTGGTCGCATCGCGCTTTGCGCGCGGCGATGGCGGGTTTGGCGGGCCATCGGAAGGCCAGCCCGAGCCGCACAAGGTGCCGACCCGCGCGCCGGACCAGACCATTGATATCTCGACGCGGCCGGATCAGGCGCTGGTTTACCGGCTCTGCGGCGATCGCAATCCGCTGCACTCCGATCCCGAATTTGCCAAGCGCGCCGGCTTTCCCAAGCCGATCCTGCACGGCATGTGCACCTACGGCATCACCTGCCGCGGCGTGTTGCAGACCTATGCCGACTATGACCCGTCCGCGTTCAGGCAGCACGCCGCGCGGTTCTCTTCGCCGGTCTATCCCGGCGAGACCGTGACGATGGAGCTGTGGAAGGACGGCCATGTGATTTCATTCGAGGCCAAGGTGAAGGCGCGCAACGTCACCGTCATCAAGAGCGGCAGGACGGTGCTGGGGTGA
- a CDS encoding Zn-ribbon domain-containing OB-fold protein, translated as MAEAKKYPAPQGNPETKPFWDAAAQGKFMIKRCTACGEPHYFPRSICPFCFSDKTVWEESSGEATIYTFSLMRKSPAGPYAIAYVTLKEGPSLQTNLVDCDIDKLKIGQKVKVVFKPTEGAPLPFFTPV; from the coding sequence ATGGCTGAAGCAAAGAAATATCCGGCGCCGCAGGGCAATCCCGAAACCAAACCATTCTGGGATGCCGCAGCCCAGGGCAAATTCATGATCAAGCGCTGCACGGCGTGCGGGGAGCCGCATTATTTTCCGCGTTCGATCTGCCCATTCTGTTTTTCCGACAAGACGGTGTGGGAAGAAAGTTCGGGCGAGGCCACGATCTACACCTTCAGCCTGATGCGCAAATCGCCGGCCGGGCCTTATGCGATCGCCTACGTCACCTTGAAGGAAGGTCCGTCGCTGCAGACCAATCTGGTCGACTGCGATATCGACAAGCTGAAGATCGGCCAGAAGGTCAAGGTGGTGTTCAAGCCGACCGAAGGCGCGCCACTGCCGTTCTTTACGCCGGTGTGA
- a CDS encoding thiolase domain-containing protein: MTIKGKAYIAGIYEHPTRHAPDKSTAQLHAEVAKGALEDAGLTKADVDGYFCAGDAPGGLWPMVDYLGLKVRHVDSTETGGCSYLIHLGHAAEAIAAGKCSIALITLAGKPRTGAMPPRAAGAEADFEAAYGATTHNAYGMCAMRHMHDYGTTSEQLAWIKVAASHHAQYNPHAMLKEVVTVEDVLNSPMISDPLHRMDCCVVTDGGGALIVTTPEIAKSLKKPRVRLIGHGEAMKGPRGGKDLDLTYSAGVWSGPRAFEEAGVTPKDIKYASIYDSFTITVLMQLEDIGFCKKGEGGKFVADGNLISGVGKLPFNTDGGGLCSNHPVNRGGMTKIIEAVRQLRGEAHPKVQVPNCDLAIAHGTGGLLGVRHAASTCILERA; this comes from the coding sequence TTGACCATCAAGGGCAAAGCCTACATTGCCGGGATCTACGAGCATCCGACCCGGCACGCACCCGATAAATCCACCGCGCAGCTCCATGCCGAGGTCGCCAAGGGCGCATTGGAAGATGCCGGGCTGACCAAGGCCGATGTCGATGGCTATTTCTGCGCCGGCGACGCGCCCGGCGGCCTCTGGCCGATGGTCGATTACCTCGGCCTGAAAGTACGCCACGTCGATTCCACCGAGACCGGCGGCTGTTCCTATTTGATCCACCTCGGACATGCCGCCGAAGCGATTGCGGCGGGCAAGTGCTCGATCGCGCTGATCACGCTGGCGGGCAAGCCGCGCACTGGCGCGATGCCGCCGCGTGCGGCGGGCGCCGAGGCCGATTTTGAGGCTGCCTATGGCGCGACCACCCACAATGCCTACGGCATGTGTGCCATGCGCCACATGCACGACTACGGCACCACCAGCGAGCAGCTCGCCTGGATCAAGGTCGCGGCTTCCCATCACGCGCAATACAACCCGCACGCGATGCTGAAGGAGGTCGTCACCGTCGAGGACGTTCTCAACTCGCCGATGATCTCCGATCCGCTGCACCGGATGGATTGCTGCGTCGTCACCGATGGCGGTGGCGCGCTGATCGTCACCACGCCGGAAATCGCGAAAAGCCTGAAGAAGCCGCGCGTGCGCCTGATCGGGCACGGCGAGGCGATGAAAGGACCGCGCGGCGGCAAGGATCTCGACCTGACCTATTCGGCGGGCGTGTGGTCCGGACCGCGCGCCTTCGAGGAAGCGGGCGTGACCCCGAAGGACATCAAATACGCCTCGATCTACGACAGCTTCACCATCACGGTGCTGATGCAGCTCGAAGATATCGGCTTCTGCAAAAAAGGCGAGGGCGGCAAGTTCGTCGCCGACGGCAACTTAATCTCCGGCGTCGGCAAGCTGCCGTTCAACACCGATGGCGGCGGCCTGTGCAGCAACCATCCTGTCAACCGCGGCGGCATGACCAAGATCATCGAAGCGGTGCGCCAGCTGCGCGGCGAAGCGCATCCGAAAGTCCAGGTGCCCAATTGCGATCTCGCGATCGCCCACGGCACCGGTGGCCTGCTCGGCGTGCGCCATGCCGCCTCAACCTGCATTCTGGAGCGTGCGTGA
- a CDS encoding SDR family oxidoreductase: MGLLDGKVALITGAGGGLGEAYAKLFAREGAAVVVNDLGGPRDGSGNDKSMAQKVVDAIKAEGGRAVANGADISTLAGGQSVFDDAIKNFGRADILVNNAGILLDQTFAKASEAAWDKVIKVHLKGTFCCTQPVFRWMRENGGGVIVNTSSTSGLIGNFGQSNYGAAKGGIWGLSNVLAIEGRKYNIRIWTLAPGALTRMTADLPRYIENPGAALGPDGIAPAVLYMVSDLSGDQTGKVLGVSGPRGVREMRMMEMEGWKPPHTGWKAQDIAEHAKDIFFSEDQIKMGARRF, from the coding sequence ATGGGATTACTCGACGGCAAGGTCGCGCTGATCACGGGCGCGGGGGGCGGGCTTGGCGAAGCCTATGCCAAATTGTTCGCACGTGAGGGCGCAGCCGTCGTGGTCAACGACCTCGGCGGGCCGCGCGACGGCTCCGGCAACGACAAGTCGATGGCGCAGAAAGTGGTCGACGCGATCAAGGCCGAAGGCGGCCGCGCGGTCGCCAACGGCGCTGATATCTCGACCCTGGCCGGCGGACAGTCGGTATTCGACGACGCCATCAAGAATTTCGGCCGCGCCGACATCCTCGTCAACAATGCCGGCATCCTGCTCGACCAGACCTTCGCCAAGGCGAGCGAAGCGGCCTGGGACAAGGTGATCAAGGTGCATCTGAAAGGTACGTTCTGCTGCACGCAACCGGTGTTCCGGTGGATGCGCGAGAATGGCGGCGGCGTCATCGTCAACACGTCGTCGACCTCGGGCCTGATCGGCAATTTCGGCCAGTCCAATTACGGAGCGGCCAAGGGCGGTATCTGGGGACTGTCGAACGTGCTGGCGATCGAGGGCCGGAAATACAACATCCGTATCTGGACGCTGGCCCCGGGCGCGCTGACCCGCATGACCGCCGACCTGCCGCGCTATATCGAAAATCCGGGCGCGGCCCTGGGGCCGGACGGGATCGCGCCGGCGGTGCTATACATGGTCAGCGATTTGTCAGGCGACCAGACCGGCAAGGTGCTCGGCGTTTCCGGCCCGCGCGGCGTCCGCGAGATGCGGATGATGGAAATGGAAGGCTGGAAGCCGCCGCACACCGGATGGAAGGCGCAGGATATTGCTGAACACGCCAAGGACATCTTCTTTTCTGAAGACCAGATCAAGATGGGTGCGCGGCGGTTTTAA